The DNA window ACGCGGTGGGCTGACCCTTGATGCCGCTACGCAGACGTTGTCCGGCTACACCGATACCCGCAGCGGCTTGTCCAACGGCGCCACCCGCATGTATGTGGTGGCCAGCTTCGACAAACCGTGGCGCAGCAGCGGCCAGATCGACACCGGCCGCCCGACCGGCTACATCAAGTTCGACGCAGGCAGCGAGCGCCGGGTGACGATGCGCATCGCCACCTCGTTGATCTCCGTCGAGCAGGCGCGCCACAACCTGGCGCTGGAAATCGCCGCAGCCGATACGCTGGAAAGTGTGGCCGGGCGTGCACAGGATGCGTGGGATGCGCGCTTGGCCCGCTTCGATATCGGCAACGCCAGCGACGACCAGAAGACCACGCTGTACTCCAGCCTGTACCGGCTGTACCTGTATCCCAATTCCGGCCACGAGAATGCGGGCACCGCCGCCGCTCCCGAATGGCGCTATGCCAGCCAAGCCAGCGCCGCCGATGACAACACCGATGGCAGCGCAACGCGCAGCTTCGCACCGGTGCGCGACGGCAAGGTCTTCGTCAACAACGGCTTCTGGGACACATTCCGCACCACCTGGCCGGCGTATGCGCTGTTCACCCCGGAAGATGCCGGGCAGCTGGTACAGGGTTTCATCGAGCAGTACCGCGCCGGTGGCTGGATCGCGCGCTGGTCCTCGCCCGGCTACGCGGACCTGATGGTCGGCACCAGCTCGGATGTGGCCTTCGCCGATGCGTGGCTGAAGGGCATCGGTGGCTTCGATCCCGAAGAGGCCTACGCCGCAGCACTGAAGAACGCCACCGTGGTGCCGCCGGACCGCCATGTCGGCCGCAAGGGCATGGAGCGCTCAACGTTCCGCGGCTACGCCAGCGCCGACGTGCACGAGGGCATGTCGTGGACGATGGAAGGGGCGCTCAATGATTTCGGCATCGCCAACATGGCCGAGGCGCTGGCCACGCGCGCGACGACATCGTCCGCGCGCGAACGCTACGCCACCGAAGCCGACTACTTCCGCTACCGCGCCGCCAGCTACGCGACGATGTTCGATCCGGCCGCCGGCTTCTTCCAGGGCCGCAAGCCCGATGGCAGCTGGCGCCTGCAGGCCAAGGATTACGACCCGCGCGTGTGGGGCCACGACTACACCGAATCCAATGGCTGGACGTTCGCCTTCACCGCCGCGCACGATGGCGAAGGCCTGGCCGCGCTGTACGGTGGCCGCGACAAGCTGGCCGCCAAGCTCGACACCTTCTTCGCCACGCCGGAAACCGCCGACGCCGCGTTCGCCGGCTCCTACGGCGGCACCATCCACGAGATGACCGAAGCGCGCGATGTGCGCATGGGCATGTACGCGCACAGCAACCAGCCGGCACACCACATCCCGTGGATGTACCTGTATGCCGGACAGCCGTGGAAGACCCAGCAGCATGTGCGCGAGATCCTGTCGCGGCTGTACGTCGGCAGCGAGATCGGCCAGGGCTATCCGGGCGACGAGGACAACGGCGAGACCTCAGCGTGGTACGTGCTGGCCTCGCTGGGCCTGTATCCGCTGCGCATGGGTGCGCCGGAGTACGCGATTGGTTCGCCGGCGTTCCAGCATGCGCGCGTCGAGCTGCAGGGCGGCGCGGTATTGACCGTCAATGCAGCGCAGAATTCGCGTGAGAACGTGTACGTGCAGTCGCTGAAGATCAACGGCAAGCCGTGGACGAAGACCTGGGTGCCGCACGAGGTGATCGCCAAGGGCGCGACCCTGGACTTCGTGATGGGCCCGCAGCCGTCGCGCTGGGGCAGCGGCGTGGATGATGTGCCGCGCTCGCTGACCGCGCGTGGCCAGCGACCGCAGCTGCTGCACGACCTTCTGGGCAGCGGCGCGCAGGCAACGCTGGCCGACGGCCGTGCTCTGCCCGCGCTGGTGGACGACGATGCCACGACGGCAGTGCCGCTGGGTGGTGGCGCGACCATCGCGCTGAGCCACGTGGGCGATGGCGTACCGACGATGTACACGCTGACCAGCGGTGATGGCGCTATCCGCGGCGGCGAGTGGACGCTGGAAGCACGTGCCGGCAACGGGCGCTGGGTAACGCTGGACCAGCGCCGCGGAGAAGAGTTCACCTCGGCCCGGCAGACCCGCCCGTTCCGTATCGCTTCGCCCTCACACTACGCCGAGTACCGTCTGCGCCTGGCTGCGCCGGGGCGCCTGCAGCTGGCCGAGATCGAACTGTTGGCGCCCTCCCCCCTACAATGACGTCCATGCGCCTACGTTTCCTCCCCCTCGCTCTTGCCGCCCTTGTATTTCCAAGTCTCAGCCAAGCACAGCCGCAGACCCAGGCCTTCGATGGCCAGGTCAGCCGTGACGGGGTAACGCTGTACTACCAGGACGCCACCGGTGCGCTGGCCGCGCCGGTGCGCAAGCGCATCATCGATACGTTCTACTTCGCCTACCTGCGCGAGCGTGCGGACTTCCGCCCGGCCGCGCCGAACGAAGTGCGCATCGTGATCGATCCGGCGTACAACGGCGTCGCCTTCGTCGGCGACAAGGACAAGGCCAGCACCATCACCATCAATCCGGGCTGGCTGGCCCAGCACCCGGATGACATCGATCTGGTGACCCACGAAGCAATGCACATCGTGCAGGGCTACCCCAGCTACGGCGACAAGCGCGTGCCGGGCTGGCTGGTGGAGGGCATCGCCGACTACGCACGCGATCGCTACGGCATGAACAACGCCGCTGCGGGCTGGGCGTTGCCGGACAAGCTGAGCCAGGGCCAGACGGTGGAAAGTGGCTATCGGGTGACCGGTGCTTTCCTGAAGTGGGCCGAAGCGGCGCACCCGGGACTGGTGCTGGCACTGGACAAGGATCTGCGCGACGGGCGCTATGCACCCGCGCTGTGGCAGAAGCACACCGGCAAGACCCTGCCGGCGCTGTGGACGGAGTACGCCAAGCCGCGCTCCCCGGCCCCTGCGCCGCCGCCCGCACGACGCGCGAAGCGGCGGTAAGTTCAACGTTGCCGGGGCGATGCCCCGGCAGCCTTCAACGCGATTGCACGAAACCGGCGTACAGCGCGAACAACTGCTGGAAATACCGCTTGCTCACTCGACTGCGCATGACACTGCTCCGCCCATGGAAAGTTGGTCGGGCCCAGGGTGGGAAGGCCGGTCCGGTCCCTTCCCACGGCCAGGCCGCGTGGGCGTATTGGGCCGCAGCGAGGTTGCAGGGCGATTACCGGGCGGCTGCAGTTCTCCGGTAGCGCCGGGCCACGCCCGGCGGAATGCGAGA is part of the Stenotrophomonas lactitubi genome and encodes:
- a CDS encoding GH92 family glycosyl hydrolase, yielding MTLSDPRRALLPLALALACATTATPVLAQGLQTSFEPGEPAPARSAGALSVEVGSGPGAPYAAKRNVGYSGLHALHYSANGGQARRELFKTDLPIDTDTTLSWLVLPEIVGKDTVASTYVSLDLLLDDGSRVSASGARDQHGVALGAQAQGDSKTLYPQQWARKAVRLGDVPALKGRRVIGIELEVASADGAPVSGWIDDVRLDVQTRQAPQRVSDWVLTTRGTQANGTFSRGNNFPATAVPHGFNFWTPVTDAGALNWLYRWNEQNDAKNRPQLQALALSHQPSPWMGDRQTFQVMPSATRGVPEADRSKRALPFDRAQESARPYRYDVRFDNGIAASIAPTDHAALFRFDFPAGGDANLLFDNVDARGGLTLDAATQTLSGYTDTRSGLSNGATRMYVVASFDKPWRSSGQIDTGRPTGYIKFDAGSERRVTMRIATSLISVEQARHNLALEIAAADTLESVAGRAQDAWDARLARFDIGNASDDQKTTLYSSLYRLYLYPNSGHENAGTAAAPEWRYASQASAADDNTDGSATRSFAPVRDGKVFVNNGFWDTFRTTWPAYALFTPEDAGQLVQGFIEQYRAGGWIARWSSPGYADLMVGTSSDVAFADAWLKGIGGFDPEEAYAAALKNATVVPPDRHVGRKGMERSTFRGYASADVHEGMSWTMEGALNDFGIANMAEALATRATTSSARERYATEADYFRYRAASYATMFDPAAGFFQGRKPDGSWRLQAKDYDPRVWGHDYTESNGWTFAFTAAHDGEGLAALYGGRDKLAAKLDTFFATPETADAAFAGSYGGTIHEMTEARDVRMGMYAHSNQPAHHIPWMYLYAGQPWKTQQHVREILSRLYVGSEIGQGYPGDEDNGETSAWYVLASLGLYPLRMGAPEYAIGSPAFQHARVELQGGAVLTVNAAQNSRENVYVQSLKINGKPWTKTWVPHEVIAKGATLDFVMGPQPSRWGSGVDDVPRSLTARGQRPQLLHDLLGSGAQATLADGRALPALVDDDATTAVPLGGGATIALSHVGDGVPTMYTLTSGDGAIRGGEWTLEARAGNGRWVTLDQRRGEEFTSARQTRPFRIASPSHYAEYRLRLAAPGRLQLAEIELLAPSPLQ
- a CDS encoding basic secretory protein-like protein, whose amino-acid sequence is MTSMRLRFLPLALAALVFPSLSQAQPQTQAFDGQVSRDGVTLYYQDATGALAAPVRKRIIDTFYFAYLRERADFRPAAPNEVRIVIDPAYNGVAFVGDKDKASTITINPGWLAQHPDDIDLVTHEAMHIVQGYPSYGDKRVPGWLVEGIADYARDRYGMNNAAAGWALPDKLSQGQTVESGYRVTGAFLKWAEAAHPGLVLALDKDLRDGRYAPALWQKHTGKTLPALWTEYAKPRSPAPAPPPARRAKRR